A genomic window from Tolypothrix sp. PCC 7910 includes:
- a CDS encoding glycosyltransferase produces the protein MNFDKKIHKKSDVDLNNLDNYLVEVPSGRFRVSSFPIEGGQLVELSLIIPTYNESKNIPHLIEKLSYILDQVLPNDYELIVVDDNSPDRCWEIAQSLISQYPQLRVMRRVSEKGLSTAVIRGWQVARGKILGVIDADLQHPPEILLQLLTAMRNNADIALASRYVGKGGVSDWSFIRRFLSRGAQLLGLVILPDVLGRVSDPMSGYFLVHRSAIAEYTLNPSGYKILLEVLGRGKIHQIAEVAYVFQERLQGESKVTWKQYVEYIQHLLRLRFSRGKINRIKQRISFPNKRFLQFCLVGLTGVFVDMLLLYILHDPSFLGLGLTRSKIFAAEVAIINNFFWNDAWTFNDLSRQQKGWLKRLERFFKFNFICLMGLILNVLILNLLFNLLGVHYLVANVMAIAIVTFWNFWINLKLSWRSTDTK, from the coding sequence GGTAGATTTAGGGTTTCTTCTTTTCCCATAGAAGGTGGACAACTTGTAGAGTTGTCACTGATAATACCTACCTACAATGAAAGTAAAAATATTCCCCATCTCATTGAGAAATTGAGCTATATCCTTGATCAGGTGCTACCAAATGACTATGAATTGATAGTAGTGGATGACAACAGCCCCGATCGCTGTTGGGAAATAGCTCAATCTCTCATTAGCCAATATCCTCAGCTGCGAGTCATGCGCCGTGTGTCTGAAAAAGGATTATCCACAGCCGTGATTCGTGGTTGGCAAGTTGCTAGAGGAAAAATTTTAGGCGTAATTGATGCAGATTTACAGCATCCTCCTGAGATTTTACTGCAGCTTTTGACTGCTATGAGAAATAATGCAGATATTGCACTAGCAAGTCGTTATGTTGGTAAAGGTGGCGTTAGCGACTGGAGTTTTATTAGACGTTTCTTGTCTAGGGGTGCACAACTTCTGGGACTAGTTATATTACCAGATGTATTGGGGCGAGTATCAGATCCCATGAGTGGCTACTTTTTAGTTCATCGGAGTGCGATCGCTGAATATACTCTAAACCCCTCAGGTTACAAAATTCTGCTCGAAGTGTTGGGACGAGGAAAAATTCATCAAATTGCAGAAGTTGCTTATGTATTCCAAGAGCGTCTTCAAGGAGAGAGTAAAGTTACTTGGAAGCAATATGTAGAATATATACAACACTTGTTACGATTACGCTTTTCTCGAGGAAAAATCAATCGCATCAAACAAAGAATCAGCTTTCCTAATAAGCGATTTTTGCAGTTCTGTTTAGTAGGACTAACAGGTGTATTCGTAGATATGTTATTACTTTACATACTCCACGATCCGTCATTTTTAGGTTTAGGATTAACTCGCAGCAAGATTTTCGCCGCTGAAGTGGCTATTATTAACAATTTTTTCTGGAATGATGCCTGGACATTTAACGACTTATCTCGTCAACAAAAAGGCTGGTTAAAAAGATTAGAGCGGTTTTTCAAATTTAACTTTATTTGCCTCATGGGGTTGATTTTAAATGTACTGATTTTAAATTTATTATTCAACCTCCTAGGTGTACATTATTTAGTTGCTAATGTGATGGCGATCGCAATTGTTACATTTTGGAACTTCTGGATAAATTTAAAGCTCAGCTGGCGGAGCACAGATACAAAATAG